From one Gossypium hirsutum isolate 1008001.06 chromosome D08, Gossypium_hirsutum_v2.1, whole genome shotgun sequence genomic stretch:
- the LOC107917993 gene encoding uncharacterized protein, which translates to MATNPALEPEIGPDGLAREAPVIAYTEKIIEEERVQLKKYIEENYSKIRDVERELANLTMEMKLTAGPKKAALEHMRKKIEMSTERICIAKQKEEQARKIWEAALKALNDEEALKQKLCEDLKNLVQESSNSQFARLEELKRRLEALNPSRASALSSHDVKAIGLTQGAATMESSSVSQTTDLRPTFSDNVPNLGNGGNVPAMNVHNKLPTNDGELKGTKKSHFHGREKGIGAVPKGRGSTAPGWTGAGFDVDGRT; encoded by the exons atggccACGAATCCTGCCCTAGAACCCGAGATCGGACCCGATGGACTCGCTAGGGAAGCTCCTGTAATCGCCTACACTGAGAAG ATAATTGAAGAAGAGCGGGTTCAACTCAAGAA ATACATAGAAGAAAACTATTCTAAAATACGTGATGTTGAAAGAGAACTAGCAAATCTTACAATGGAGATGAAACTCACTGCTGGGCCCAAAAAAGCAG CCCTTGAACATATGAGAAAGAAAATCGAAATGTCAACTGAGAGAATATGTATTGCGAAGCAGAAGGAAGAACAAGCACGGAAG ATTTGGGAAGCAGCATTGAAGGCTTTGAATGATGAGGAAGCACTTAAGCAGAAGTTATGTGAGGACTTAAAAAATCTG GTTCAAGAAAGCAGTAACTCCCAGTTTGCTCGACTTGAGGAGTTGAAAAGGCGATTGGAAGCTTTGAACCCAAGTAGGGCATCCGCTTTGTCTAGTCAT GACGTGAAAGCAATTGGATTAACACAGGGTGCTGCGACTATGGAATCTTCCTCAGTTTCTCAAACAACAGATCTGAGGCCTACTTTTTCAGATAATGTACCTAATCTAGGTAATGGTGGAAATGTTCCAGCAATGAATGTGCATAATAAACTGCCCACAAATGATGGAGAACTAAAAGGaacaaaaaaaagtcattttcatGGAAGAGAAAAAGGAATTGGTGCCGTGCCAAAGGGTAGAGGATCTACAGCACCTGGCTGGACAGGGGCAGGGTTTGATGTGGATGGTAGAACCTAG